From Cellulomonas fimi ATCC 484, a single genomic window includes:
- the argS gene encoding arginine--tRNA ligase produces the protein MTPAQLSEALRAALVHAVDDGTFALDPAAIPATVHLERPRQREHGDWATNVAMQLAKKAGTNPRAFAEELARRLKETSGVASVEVAGPGFLNIRLDAAAAGELARSIVEQGGEYGRNDTLAGVRLNLEFVSANPTGPLHIGGVRWAAVGDSLARVLQASGADVAREYYFNDHGAQIDRFARSLVARALSEDAPEDGYGGSYITEIAEQVVADALAAGEPDPRTLPRDEATEAFRARGVELMFAEIKQSLHDFGVDFDVYFHEDSLHESGAVEHAVERLRAGGHVFEQDGAVWLRTTDFGDDKDRVVIKSDGEGAYISGDIAYYLDKRERGFDRVILMLGADHHGYVGRMMAVCAAFGDTPHVNLEILIGQMVNLVKDGEPVRMSKRAGTVLTIDDLVDAVGVDAARYSLARSSADSTIDLDLDLLASAKNENPVFYVQYAHARTASIGRNAVDAGVRKEDGFDASLLDHESEAVLLGQLAEFPRIVAQAAELREPHRVARYLEDLAGTFHKWYDAKRRVVPFGDEPVDDGHRTRLWLVDATRQVLANGLGLLGVSAPERM, from the coding sequence GTGACTCCTGCCCAGCTCTCCGAGGCCCTGCGGGCCGCTCTCGTGCACGCCGTCGACGACGGCACGTTCGCCCTCGACCCGGCCGCGATCCCGGCCACGGTGCACCTCGAGCGACCCCGGCAGCGCGAGCACGGCGACTGGGCGACGAACGTCGCGATGCAGCTCGCGAAGAAGGCGGGGACGAACCCGCGGGCGTTCGCGGAGGAGCTCGCGCGCCGCCTCAAGGAGACGTCGGGCGTCGCGTCGGTCGAGGTCGCCGGCCCGGGCTTCCTCAACATCCGGCTGGACGCGGCCGCGGCCGGCGAGCTCGCGCGCTCGATCGTCGAGCAGGGCGGCGAGTACGGCCGCAACGACACGCTCGCGGGCGTGCGGCTCAACCTCGAGTTCGTGTCGGCGAACCCGACCGGGCCGCTGCACATCGGTGGCGTGCGCTGGGCGGCCGTCGGGGACAGCCTCGCGCGCGTGCTGCAGGCGTCGGGCGCCGACGTCGCGCGCGAGTACTACTTCAACGACCACGGCGCTCAGATCGACCGGTTCGCGCGCTCGCTCGTCGCCCGCGCCCTCAGCGAGGACGCCCCCGAGGACGGGTACGGCGGCTCGTACATCACCGAGATCGCCGAGCAGGTCGTCGCCGACGCGCTCGCGGCGGGCGAGCCCGACCCGCGCACGCTGCCCCGTGACGAGGCGACCGAGGCGTTCCGCGCGCGCGGCGTCGAGCTGATGTTCGCCGAGATCAAGCAGTCGCTGCACGACTTCGGCGTCGACTTCGACGTGTACTTCCACGAGGACTCGCTGCACGAGTCGGGTGCCGTCGAGCACGCGGTCGAGCGGCTGCGCGCGGGCGGCCATGTCTTCGAGCAGGACGGCGCGGTGTGGCTGCGCACGACGGACTTCGGCGACGACAAGGACCGCGTCGTCATCAAGTCCGACGGCGAGGGCGCGTACATCTCGGGCGACATCGCGTACTACCTCGACAAGCGCGAGCGCGGGTTCGACCGCGTCATCCTCATGCTCGGGGCCGACCACCACGGGTACGTGGGCCGGATGATGGCGGTCTGCGCGGCGTTCGGGGACACCCCGCACGTCAACCTCGAGATCCTCATCGGGCAGATGGTCAACCTGGTGAAGGACGGCGAGCCGGTGCGCATGTCGAAGCGCGCGGGCACGGTCCTGACGATCGACGACCTGGTCGACGCGGTCGGCGTCGACGCGGCCCGCTACTCGCTCGCGCGCTCGTCGGCGGACTCGACGATCGACCTCGACCTCGACCTGCTCGCGTCCGCGAAGAACGAGAACCCCGTCTTCTACGTGCAGTACGCGCACGCCCGCACCGCGAGCATCGGCCGCAACGCCGTCGACGCCGGGGTCCGCAAGGAGGACGGCTTCGACGCGTCCCTGCTCGACCACGAGTCGGAGGCCGTGCTGCTCGGGCAGCTCGCGGAGTTCCCGCGGATCGTCGCGCAGGCGGCAGAGCTGCGGGAGCCGCACCGCGTCGCGCGGTACCTCGAGGACCTCGCCGGCACGTTCCACAAGTGGTACGACGCCAAGCGCCGGGTCGTGCCGTTCGGCGACGAGCCGGTCGACGACGGCCACCGCACGCGCCTGTGGCTCGTCGACGCGACGCGCCAGGTCCTCGCGAACGGCCTGGGCCTGCTCGGCGTGAGCGCGCCGGAGCGCATGTGA
- a CDS encoding FadR/GntR family transcriptional regulator — translation MARRPGLIDTAVEALRSRITAGEWPVGSRIPPEPALVDLLGVGRNTVREAVQSLVHAGLLERRQGSGTYVLSSSEMAVTMGRHIAEARQRDVVEVRRALEVEAARLAARRRTATDVAPLLDARDARAVAYRAGDIDAMVVTDLALHRVIVRTAANPVLTSLYENLIDAIGENIRFNFVTDAHGHDSHDGLVDAIVAGDEQRAVAETSGYLSALLGEP, via the coding sequence ATGGCGCGACGCCCCGGACTCATCGACACCGCCGTCGAGGCACTCCGCAGCCGCATCACCGCCGGCGAGTGGCCCGTCGGCTCCCGCATCCCACCCGAGCCGGCGCTCGTCGACCTGCTCGGCGTCGGCCGCAACACCGTCCGTGAAGCGGTCCAGTCCCTCGTGCACGCCGGGCTGCTGGAGAGACGCCAGGGCTCCGGGACCTACGTGCTGTCGTCCTCCGAGATGGCCGTCACCATGGGCCGGCACATCGCCGAGGCCCGGCAGCGCGACGTCGTCGAGGTCCGCCGTGCGCTCGAGGTCGAGGCCGCCCGGCTGGCCGCCCGCCGCCGCACCGCCACCGACGTCGCCCCGCTGCTCGACGCCCGCGACGCGCGCGCCGTCGCCTACCGCGCCGGGGACATCGACGCCATGGTGGTGACCGACCTCGCGCTGCACCGCGTCATCGTGCGCACCGCCGCCAACCCCGTCCTCACGTCGCTGTACGAGAACCTCATCGACGCCATCGGCGAGAACATCCGGTTCAACTTCGTCACCGACGCGCACGGCCACGACTCGCACGACGGCCTCGTCGACGCGATCGTCGCGGGCGACGAGCAGCGGGCCGTCGCCGAGACGTCCGGCTACCTGTCCGCGTTGCTGGGCGAGCCGTGA
- a CDS encoding DUF6412 domain-containing protein, whose protein sequence is MGDVLLTLAPLRDASTFLALMLAGQTFTTTLVLLGATTLAAVALALVARSARAVVVDVASAPAGRRRHALTVRPPVTQSDPDAPGRPRPRAPGLLLG, encoded by the coding sequence GTGGGTGACGTCCTGCTGACGCTCGCGCCCCTGCGCGACGCGTCCACGTTCCTCGCGCTGATGCTCGCGGGGCAGACGTTCACCACGACCCTCGTGCTGCTGGGCGCCACGACGCTCGCCGCCGTGGCCCTGGCCCTCGTCGCGCGCAGCGCCCGGGCCGTCGTCGTCGACGTGGCTTCCGCCCCGGCCGGCAGGCGGCGCCACGCGCTCACCGTGCGCCCGCCCGTCACCCAGAGCGACCCGGACGCCCCGGGTCGGCCCCGCCCTCGGGCACCCGGTCTCCTCCTCGGCTGA
- the yidC gene encoding membrane protein insertase YidC, with the protein MDLFALPLVATALDAAYRALMGLTDLLEPLAGGASAALAVVLVTLLVRAALIPVGVSQAKAEATRARLAPRIAALQRRHRHDPQELQRATMQLYADEGTTPLAGCLPMLAQAPVVGLIYAVFVHTRIADHGNALLGQTLAGVPLGSTLAGALTGGTTSASVLVVLGLVVLVIAVVGELTRRAVAPGGRLAPAAPPVTAGAGAGPGGAAPLAGAGVQRVLGAMQFASAVVACFVPLAAGLYLLVTVWWTFAQRLLLRRRYPLADSTTPA; encoded by the coding sequence ATGGACCTGTTCGCCCTGCCCCTTGTCGCCACCGCGCTCGACGCCGCCTACCGCGCCCTCATGGGCCTGACCGACCTGCTCGAACCGCTCGCCGGCGGGGCGTCCGCCGCGCTCGCCGTCGTCCTCGTGACCCTCCTCGTGCGTGCCGCGCTGATCCCCGTCGGGGTGTCGCAGGCGAAGGCCGAGGCCACCCGGGCCCGCCTCGCACCCCGGATCGCCGCGCTGCAGCGGCGGCACCGTCACGACCCGCAGGAGCTCCAGCGCGCGACGATGCAGCTGTACGCCGACGAGGGCACGACGCCGCTCGCCGGGTGCCTGCCGATGCTCGCGCAGGCACCGGTCGTCGGGCTGATCTACGCCGTCTTCGTCCACACCCGGATCGCCGACCACGGCAACGCGCTGCTCGGGCAGACGCTGGCCGGCGTGCCCCTCGGCTCGACCCTCGCCGGGGCCCTCACCGGCGGCACCACCTCGGCGTCGGTCCTCGTCGTGCTCGGGCTCGTCGTGCTCGTGATCGCGGTCGTCGGGGAGCTCACCCGTCGAGCCGTCGCTCCTGGCGGCCGTCTCGCGCCCGCCGCGCCTCCCGTCACGGCCGGTGCCGGTGCGGGGCCGGGTGGCGCGGCGCCGCTGGCGGGGGCGGGCGTCCAGCGCGTGCTCGGCGCGATGCAGTTCGCGTCCGCGGTCGTGGCCTGCTTCGTCCCGCTGGCGGCCGGGCTGTACCTGCTCGTCACGGTGTGGTGGACGTTCGCGCAGCGCCTGCTGCTGCGTCGTCGGTACCCGCTCGCCGACTCGACCACGCCTGCCTGA